One segment of Gordonia terrae DNA contains the following:
- a CDS encoding winged helix-turn-helix transcriptional regulator, with protein sequence MDESVHADGRSLTMENQDESVLRDPVRRAYEVCPVEVSVAVLGGSWKMTIVKNLLEGPMRYGALGRAVGPVTPRVLTRQLRELESDGIVQRTAYPEVPPRVEYSLTEQGRALRPFVTALNEWGMTYATEVIEPKVAQRGSAAS encoded by the coding sequence ATGGACGAGAGTGTCCACGCCGACGGCAGGAGTCTGACGATGGAGAACCAGGACGAGTCCGTCCTACGGGACCCGGTTCGACGCGCTTACGAGGTGTGCCCGGTCGAGGTGAGCGTCGCCGTGCTCGGCGGGTCGTGGAAGATGACGATCGTCAAGAACCTCCTGGAGGGGCCGATGCGATATGGCGCGCTGGGGCGGGCAGTCGGTCCGGTGACACCACGAGTGCTCACCCGCCAACTCCGCGAACTCGAGAGCGACGGCATCGTGCAGCGCACTGCCTATCCCGAAGTCCCACCGAGAGTTGAGTATTCGCTCACCGAACAGGGGCGGGCATTGCGCCCCTTCGTCACCGCCCTCAACGAGTGGGGAATGACCTACGCGACCGAGGTGATCGAACCGAAGGTCGCGCAGCGGGGGAGCGCGGCGAGCTGA
- a CDS encoding HNH endonuclease signature motif containing protein: MFDGADPASLTDEVLEGRVLGYAAQITALSATFLELVAELDERESWRGPGIHSLAHWLSWKAGIAPRTAHEHVRVAKAIRALPVIRNAFGEGRLSYSKVRALTRVATSEREAELVNLALSCTASQLDRAVRAMVQIDRDRGVEDVSRPPVESTGRWKWNADGSLSVSLRLSPLDGARFLAGAVRAEYERTRTCDDPDLPAVQSVPRNTEPESGGGDSEVVPSRRRDLWRQVPSNVAPAVVVMADMVHDGIAMPELAPGAEILVHAGAGMEHAHLDDGPGLSEVEVAEARCGASTREVVSRRVPGQPGKLALLGLGRKSRAPNKALIRALFLRDRCCQMPGCGRTRHLHAHHVRFWSAGGRTDPDNLILLCGSCHRSLHRGEFSITAHGEQRFTFRSPDGVEIVAAPPTSKPVGWVPDSRIGATATVPVGGGRMDLGYTTEVLYAVWEWKERNATRSGPVVRAAA; encoded by the coding sequence ATGTTCGACGGTGCGGATCCGGCGTCGCTGACGGATGAGGTGCTCGAGGGCAGGGTACTGGGGTATGCCGCGCAGATCACGGCTCTGTCAGCAACATTTCTTGAACTGGTGGCGGAACTGGATGAGCGGGAGTCGTGGCGGGGGCCCGGGATTCATTCGCTGGCGCACTGGTTGTCGTGGAAGGCCGGCATCGCACCGCGAACGGCGCATGAGCATGTGAGGGTCGCCAAGGCGATACGAGCATTGCCGGTGATTCGCAACGCTTTCGGTGAGGGCCGGTTGTCGTATTCGAAGGTTCGGGCGTTGACGCGGGTGGCCACCTCGGAGCGGGAGGCCGAGTTGGTGAATCTGGCGTTGTCGTGCACGGCGAGTCAGTTGGATCGGGCGGTGCGGGCGATGGTTCAGATCGATCGTGATCGTGGTGTCGAGGACGTGAGCCGGCCGCCGGTGGAGTCGACGGGTCGGTGGAAGTGGAATGCTGATGGGTCGTTGTCGGTGTCGTTGCGGTTGAGTCCGTTGGATGGTGCGCGGTTTCTGGCCGGGGCGGTGCGTGCGGAGTATGAACGCACTCGCACCTGCGATGACCCGGATCTACCGGCCGTGCAGAGTGTTCCGCGGAACACTGAACCTGAGTCGGGTGGCGGCGATTCGGAGGTGGTTCCGTCGCGGCGTCGGGATTTGTGGCGGCAGGTGCCGTCGAATGTGGCGCCGGCGGTGGTGGTGATGGCTGACATGGTGCATGACGGGATCGCGATGCCTGAACTCGCGCCGGGTGCGGAGATCCTCGTTCATGCCGGTGCAGGGATGGAGCACGCTCATCTCGATGATGGTCCCGGGTTGTCGGAGGTCGAGGTCGCCGAAGCTCGGTGCGGGGCGTCGACGCGGGAGGTGGTGAGCCGCAGGGTTCCCGGGCAGCCGGGGAAGCTGGCGTTGTTGGGTCTGGGGCGTAAGTCGCGGGCGCCGAACAAGGCCCTGATCAGGGCGTTATTCCTCCGCGATCGGTGCTGCCAGATGCCCGGGTGTGGTCGGACGCGTCATCTGCATGCCCACCATGTGCGGTTCTGGTCGGCGGGTGGGCGGACGGATCCGGACAATCTGATCTTATTGTGTGGGTCGTGTCATCGGTCGTTGCATCGGGGTGAGTTCTCTATCACCGCGCACGGCGAGCAGCGGTTCACCTTTCGCAGTCCGGACGGTGTCGAGATCGTGGCAGCCCCGCCGACCTCGAAACCGGTGGGCTGGGTGCCCGATTCCCGGATCGGTGCAACGGCGACGGTGCCGGTCGGTGGCGGGCGGATGGATCTGGGATACACCACCGAGGTGCTCTACGCCGTGTGGGAATGGAAGGAACGCAACGCAACTCGATCGGGGCCGGTCGTCCGAGCCGCGGCGTAG
- a CDS encoding alpha/beta hydrolase, translating to MVTIAVSMVVAVAGGGCSTQPEPSSSPTSSSTPSAATAPPVPAGTESVDVVRVEYLDDADADPAENWANLYLPTGEQADDSLPLVTIIHGGGWESRAGAEQFDEMARDLADRGLAVYNVEYRRLGTGGGWPTTFHDVARALDHVPALAESYPQLRIDDELVIGHSAGAQLAVWGGTRHRLTDDEVGSRPAFVPSRAVSISGPLDMRYAVGHGNNRVITHILGGTPQQVPDRYDSVDPIRNLDPALPVTMFHGLADTDVDPNNSRRYTRALDAAGGSTELQLFDGETHTSLVHHQSPAYNRILDRLDEIARADIDELRDE from the coding sequence ATGGTCACGATCGCTGTCAGCATGGTGGTCGCGGTCGCCGGCGGTGGATGCTCGACGCAACCCGAGCCGTCGTCGTCGCCGACTTCGAGCAGCACACCATCTGCGGCAACCGCTCCCCCTGTACCTGCGGGAACGGAATCGGTCGACGTCGTCCGCGTCGAGTATCTCGATGACGCCGATGCCGACCCCGCCGAGAACTGGGCGAATCTGTACCTGCCTACCGGTGAGCAAGCCGACGACTCGCTGCCGCTCGTGACGATCATCCACGGTGGCGGTTGGGAAAGCCGTGCGGGCGCCGAGCAATTCGACGAGATGGCGAGGGATCTCGCCGATCGTGGGCTGGCGGTTTACAACGTGGAGTACCGACGCCTGGGTACGGGCGGCGGGTGGCCCACCACCTTCCACGATGTGGCTCGCGCATTGGATCACGTGCCCGCGTTGGCAGAGTCCTACCCGCAGTTGCGAATCGACGACGAGTTGGTGATCGGTCACAGCGCCGGTGCGCAATTGGCCGTGTGGGGCGGCACGCGCCATCGCCTCACCGACGATGAAGTCGGCTCGCGTCCGGCCTTCGTTCCATCGCGAGCGGTGTCCATCTCGGGGCCCCTGGACATGCGCTATGCGGTCGGCCACGGCAACAACCGCGTCATCACTCACATACTCGGCGGCACACCTCAACAAGTCCCCGACCGCTACGACTCGGTGGATCCCATCCGCAATCTCGACCCCGCGCTACCGGTCACCATGTTTCACGGTCTGGCCGACACCGATGTCGATCCGAACAACTCGCGCCGCTATACGCGCGCCCTCGACGCCGCCGGCGGCTCGACCGAGCTGCAGCTGTTCGACGGCGAAACCCACACCTCACTCGTGCATCATCAGTCTCCCGCCTACAACCGCATCCTCGACCGGCTCGACGAGATCGCTCGGGCCGACATCGATGAGCTGCGCGACGAATAG
- a CDS encoding LGFP repeat-containing protein: MKQMASRRTEFVTGLFVVTLIAAGCGTSDADDSPTGVPTTGSSTTTAAAGDTTASSPVAQNATPEPTEVTVMGEDDVEVTLTGPIAVKYGSATGAQREALGKPLTGDHNAGTRESGVVYQQFRGGVIIAKSSEAGTPAYIVTSGKIRDAWNTERGPDGVPLLTGTNGSAGPLGVPTSDVTVDGDLEVVTFEHGRITENTSTGEVTVTVNGETVPAGLK; the protein is encoded by the coding sequence ATGAAGCAGATGGCTTCCCGCCGCACCGAGTTCGTTACCGGATTGTTCGTGGTCACGCTGATCGCCGCCGGGTGCGGCACCTCAGATGCCGACGACTCACCCACAGGAGTCCCGACGACCGGGTCGTCGACGACGACCGCAGCGGCCGGCGACACGACGGCCTCCTCCCCTGTCGCGCAGAATGCCACGCCCGAGCCCACCGAGGTGACGGTGATGGGCGAGGACGACGTGGAGGTGACCCTCACCGGTCCGATCGCGGTGAAGTACGGGTCCGCGACGGGGGCACAGCGAGAAGCCCTGGGTAAGCCGCTGACCGGGGATCACAACGCGGGGACGCGCGAGAGCGGCGTTGTCTATCAACAGTTCCGCGGTGGTGTGATCATCGCGAAGAGCAGTGAAGCCGGAACGCCCGCCTACATCGTCACCTCCGGCAAGATCCGCGACGCGTGGAACACCGAGCGCGGGCCGGACGGGGTCCCGTTGCTCACCGGCACCAACGGTTCGGCCGGCCCGCTGGGGGTGCCCACGAGCGACGTGACAGTCGACGGAGACCTCGAGGTGGTGACCTTCGAACACGGCAGGATCACCGAGAACACATCGACGGGCGAGGTGACCGTGACGGTCAACGGTGAGACTGTTCCGGCGGGTCTGAAGTAG
- a CDS encoding TAXI family TRAP transporter solute-binding subunit, translated as MSFARGSVGRRTMLRGATGLGALLLVSACGTERGAPVRLAAGESGGFFWEFAGLLAAAADRSGAPPIRPRRSGGSAENLDALAEGSADLAMSLSDTAIERANPQLTALGCVYENYFQVAVRADSGIATIADLRGRVVSVGAPGSGAAGLSERVLVAAGLDADRDIRPVRQTMRDAGSALATGAVDAVMWAGGLPTPAFTDLRVPIALLDLGGVVAALRREHGPAYEPVRIPADIYGRHPAVTTVGVANLLLARRDVPDATAAAVVDLLLDDSAHLVPSQAIGSQFLDAQSLILTGPIPLHPGAAREYRRRHG; from the coding sequence ATGTCGTTCGCGCGCGGGTCGGTGGGCCGGCGGACCATGCTCCGCGGTGCCACCGGCCTGGGCGCGCTGCTCCTGGTGTCCGCGTGTGGGACCGAGCGCGGGGCGCCGGTCCGCCTGGCCGCCGGCGAGTCGGGCGGGTTCTTCTGGGAGTTCGCCGGACTGCTCGCCGCGGCGGCCGACCGGTCGGGCGCGCCGCCGATCCGCCCGCGTCGGTCCGGTGGCTCGGCCGAGAACCTCGACGCCCTGGCAGAGGGTTCCGCAGACCTGGCCATGAGCCTCAGTGACACGGCCATCGAACGTGCGAATCCACAACTGACCGCTCTCGGTTGCGTGTACGAGAACTACTTCCAGGTGGCCGTCCGCGCAGATTCCGGCATCGCGACGATCGCCGATCTGCGCGGACGGGTGGTGAGTGTCGGCGCGCCGGGTTCCGGTGCCGCGGGACTCTCCGAGCGGGTACTCGTCGCGGCCGGTCTCGACGCCGACCGCGACATCCGGCCGGTTCGCCAGACCATGCGGGACGCCGGCTCGGCGCTCGCCACGGGAGCGGTCGACGCCGTCATGTGGGCGGGTGGTCTGCCGACCCCGGCATTCACCGACCTGCGCGTGCCGATCGCCCTCCTCGATCTCGGTGGAGTCGTGGCGGCCTTACGACGGGAGCACGGGCCGGCGTACGAGCCCGTACGCATCCCGGCCGACATCTACGGCCGACACCCGGCGGTCACCACCGTCGGGGTCGCGAACCTGCTGCTCGCCCGTCGGGATGTGCCGGACGCGACCGCCGCGGCCGTCGTCGATCTGCTCCTCGACGACTCCGCACACCTCGTACCGTCGCAGGCGATCGGCAGTCAGTTCCTCGACGCGCAGTCATTGATCCTCACCGGCCCCATCCCCCTGCATCCGGGTGCCGCGCGTGAGTATCGCCGTCGGCACGGGTGA
- a CDS encoding MFS transporter: protein MTDSPTRQPADARSAPPTSSAAATRRAVLNTLRGSSGNLVEWYDVYVYTVFATYFESQFFDSADKNSTVYVYAIFAVTFLMRPVGSWFFGRYADRRGRRAALTFSVSLMAACSLVIALTPGRESIGVWAAVVLVLCRLVQGFATGGEYGASATYMSEAATRERRGFFSSFQYVTLIGGHVLAQLTLLVMQVFLDKEQISDFGWRIAFLIGGVAAVVVFWLRRSMDESLTPEQLEAVRSGADSESGSIRELVVNYWRPLLVCFLVTIGGTIAFYTYSVNAPAIVKTAYEDHGRTGTWINLIGLVFLMVLQPIGGMISDKVGRKPVLIFFGVGGVLYTYVLITYLPQTTSVATSLTLLAVGYVILTGYTSINAIVKAELFPSHVRALGVGLGYALANSAFGGTAPLIYQAAKNGGHVPWFIAYVTIVIAVSLMVYIFVLRNKAETPLDREQGRAFLDAGVGARRA, encoded by the coding sequence ATGACCGACTCGCCCACCCGGCAGCCCGCGGACGCCCGGAGCGCACCGCCGACCTCGTCGGCCGCGGCGACGCGCCGTGCCGTGCTCAACACCCTGCGAGGGTCCTCCGGCAACCTCGTCGAGTGGTACGACGTCTACGTCTACACGGTGTTCGCGACGTACTTCGAGAGCCAGTTCTTCGACTCGGCCGACAAGAACTCGACCGTCTACGTGTACGCCATCTTCGCCGTCACCTTCCTGATGCGGCCGGTCGGCTCCTGGTTCTTCGGCCGGTACGCCGACCGTCGGGGCCGACGGGCCGCGCTGACCTTCAGCGTGTCGCTGATGGCGGCGTGCTCCCTGGTCATCGCGCTCACACCGGGTCGCGAATCGATCGGCGTGTGGGCGGCGGTCGTCCTGGTGCTCTGTCGTCTGGTGCAGGGATTCGCCACCGGAGGCGAGTACGGCGCGTCGGCCACCTACATGTCCGAGGCGGCCACCCGCGAGCGTCGCGGCTTCTTCTCGTCGTTCCAGTACGTCACGCTGATCGGCGGACACGTGCTGGCACAGCTCACCCTGCTGGTGATGCAGGTGTTCCTCGACAAAGAGCAGATCTCCGACTTCGGTTGGCGCATCGCGTTTCTCATCGGCGGTGTGGCCGCGGTGGTCGTCTTCTGGTTGCGCCGCAGCATGGACGAGTCGCTCACACCGGAGCAGTTGGAGGCCGTGCGCAGCGGGGCCGACTCCGAGTCCGGATCGATTCGCGAACTCGTCGTGAACTACTGGCGTCCCCTGCTGGTCTGCTTCCTGGTCACGATCGGCGGCACCATCGCCTTCTACACCTACAGCGTCAACGCACCGGCCATCGTCAAGACCGCCTACGAGGACCACGGCCGCACCGGGACGTGGATCAATCTCATCGGCCTGGTGTTCCTGATGGTGTTGCAGCCGATCGGCGGAATGATCAGCGACAAGGTCGGACGCAAACCCGTCCTCATCTTCTTCGGCGTCGGCGGTGTCCTGTACACCTACGTCCTGATCACCTACCTGCCCCAGACGACCTCGGTGGCAACGTCGTTGACCCTGCTCGCCGTCGGCTACGTGATCCTCACCGGTTACACCTCGATCAATGCGATCGTGAAGGCGGAACTGTTCCCCTCGCACGTCCGTGCGCTGGGAGTGGGTCTGGGTTACGCGCTCGCGAACTCGGCATTCGGCGGCACCGCACCGCTGATCTACCAGGCGGCGAAGAACGGCGGTCACGTCCCGTGGTTCATCGCCTACGTCACGATCGTGATCGCGGTGTCGCTGATGGTGTACATCTTCGTCCTGCGCAACAAGGCGGAGACGCCGCTCGATCGCGAGCAAGGGCGGGCCTTCCTCGACGCAGGGGTCGGCGCGCGACGGGCCTAA